Proteins encoded in a region of the Plasmodium brasilianum strain Bolivian I chromosome Unknown PB_00_04, whole genome shotgun sequence genome:
- a CDS encoding fam-m protein: MYHKIFLLLFIKIDAFILLSWIFLFNHNNLFNKSLGKDSNSWEKLDKASCRLLAKYNNDKDSNVLVLKDLPYNGEHEKMIITNNERRNKGKNKQSIKSLLNKAQYYTEVIDYNNGMFDGKHFHFEKKWIKKRDYDNFLKRNRRICNISLRKIRFRKYGTGVAMFVIFSLFAAAFYVLPRLNSLITAWESITEGGILEALNSTISELGKAGMTSIYLSLYSVLMLILIIMLVIGICRVLGNNEKYNKIKLISEQNAY; this comes from the exons atgtatcataaaatttttttactcttatttattaaaattgatGCATTTATCCTTTTGTCTTGGATATTCCTTTTTAAccataat aaCTTGTTTAACAAATCTTTGGGTAAGGATAGCAATTCTTGGGAAAAATTGGATAAAGCAAGTTGTAGATTATtggcaaaatataataatgataaggATTCAAATGTTTTAGTTTTAAAAGATTTACCATATAATGGAgaacatgaaaaaatgattataactaataatgaaagaagaaataaaggaaaaaataaacaatcaatcaaaagtttattaaataaggcACAATACTATACAGAAGTtatagattataataatggaatgTTCGACGgaaaacattttcattttgaaaaaaaatggattaaaaaaagagattacgataattttcttaaaaggAACAGGAGAATTTGTAATATAtctttaagaaaaataagatttAGAAAGTATGGTACTGGAGTTGCTatgtttgttattttttcattgtttGCAGCAgcattttatgtattaccAAGATTAAACTCTTTGATTACTGCATGGGAATCCATTACAGAGGGTGGAATATTGGAAGCTTTGAATAGTACTATAAGTGAGTTGGGAAAGGCAGGAATGacttctatttatttatcattatatagTGTACTTATGCTTATATTGATTATTATGCTTGTAATAGGAATATGTAGAGTCTTaggaaataatgaaaaatataataaaattaaattgatATCTGAACAAAATGCATATTAA